In Paludibaculum fermentans, the genomic stretch TGGCTCACGCCGCTGCGCTTGTCCACGCGCTTGTCTTCACGCGCCGCAAAGGCCAGTGTCTCCACCACATCGCGCATCCAGCCCGGTACGGCGATAGAGACAGCCGACTCGCGCTTCGTCCAGGACTCCGCGTTTGTGATCGCGATACCCTGGTCGACCGTCATCGGATAGTGTGTGCGAATCTCGCTGCCGATGCGGTCCTTTAAGGGTGTGATGATCTTGCCGCGAGCCGTGTAGTCCTCAGGGTTCGCCGTGAAGACCATCATTAGATCCAGCGGCAGCCGCACGGGGTAGCCCTTGATCTGAACATCACCCTCCTGCAGGATGTTGAACAAACCCACCTGGATCTTGCCCGCCAGGTCGGGCAGTTCGTTGATGGCGAAGATTCCGCGATTGGCGCGCGGCAGCAGGCCGTAGTGCACTGTCAGTTCGTCGCTGATGTTCTGCCCGGCGCGGGCCGCTTTGATCGGATCCAGGTCTCCGATCATATCCGCGATGGTCACGTCCGGCGTGGCCAGCTTCTCGACGTAGCGCTGCTCGGGCGTCAGCCACGCAATGGGCGTCTCCTCGCCCATCTCTTCCACGGTCAGGCGGCCCATCTTGCTCAGCGGCTGGTAGGGGTTGTCGCGGATCTCCGACCCGGCGATGTACGGCATCGCCTCGTCCAGCAGGTAGGTGAGCATGCGCACCAGCTTCGTTTTCGCCTGTCCGCGCAGGCCCAGCAGGATGAAATTGTGCTTGGAAAGCACGGCATTCACCACCTGCGGAACCACTGTATCTTCATAGCCCACAATGCCTGGAAACAGCGTTTTGCCCTGTTTCAGCTTGCAGATCAGATTCTCCCGCATCTCGTCTTTGACGCTACGGCAGCGGCTGCGCTGCTCCGACCACTCGCTGCGGCGCAGCGCGCCGAGGGTATGCGGCAATTCCCAGGTGTTGACGCCCATGTAGATCAGATGCACGAACTGCCCCGGGTGTTGCAGCGGCAGCCGTTTCCTTGTGATATACCTGATGAACCTAAGGATGAATGGGGATATGGCAAACGATCTTGCCGATGTTGATTATGAGAAATTCTGGCGCCGGCTTCAGCAGGTTGGGCTGAACGCATACGAGGCGCGATCCTACGTTGTGCTCGTGGGGCATCCACGCTTCAAGGCGCTGGAACTGGCCGCGCGGGCGCGCGTACCCAGACAGAAGATTTACGAGGTGCTCGATAGCCTGGTGGAAAAGGGCTTCGCGCAAGTGGTGCAGGAAAAGACCAAACTCTTCTCCGCCGTCGAACCCGGCCTGGCCATACCGGCCTACCTGGAGCGGCAGAAAGAGAACCTCGAACAGCAACTGGACGAACAGAGGCGCCATGGCAATTCCCTGGCGACTGACCTCAGAACCGCTTATGCCGAAGGGCAGGGCGGCCGCGGAACTCTCGACTATCTGCGCATCGTGAACGACCCGTCGCAGATCGCCGTCCACTACCGCTCCATGCTATCCAGCGTCGAGCGGGAGTTCATCGAGTTCTCCCGGCCACCTTACGCCGTCGATCCGCTGGACGAACAACTGGTGAAACAGGCGGCCGCACGGGGTGTGCGCAGCCGGATCCTGGTGGAGTCCGGAGCCCTCGACGACGAGCACCGCGGCCGCCTGCAGGACTACAAGTCCGTGGGCGTAGAAGTCCGCGAAGTGCTTTCCTTGCCTCTGAAATTGGCTTTGTTTGACTGCAACCAGGGTCTGGTGGCGCTGCTCGATCCGGTCATTACCCGCCCGTCCTGGACGGCTGTGGTCTTCGATCACGCCGGCCTGGCCGAGGCGATGGCCGGCCTGTTTGAAGAGCGCTGGCGCCGCGCCATCACTCACTAAAGCATTGGAGCCGTGACCGGCGGCGAGCGGGAATCTACCTAGTCCACCCGTCCTGCCACGATCACGGCTCCCGGTACTCTTTCCGGCTGATTTCGATCCGGCTCCAGCCCGGCCGCCCTACTTGCCTTCGCCTGCCGTCTTGGCTTCCTGCTGCGACCGCACTTCCCTGATCGCATAGATCCGGCGGCCCTGGCTTTCAAAGTAGGTACGCATCAGGATCTCGCCCAGCAGGCCCGTCGTGAACATCACCAGGCCCACCAGCAACAGCAGGCCGCCGGTAAACAGCAGCGGGCCGTGCTGCATGATGATCTCCTGGCCCAGCAGCTTCTTGACCAGCAGGAAGAACAGGATGGCACAGCCCGTCGTGCCGCTGGCCAGGCCGATGCGTCCGAAGAAGTGCATCGGGCGGGTGAAGTATTTGAGCAGGAAGCGGATCGTGATGATATCGAACATCACGTTGAACGTCCGTCCGATGCCGTAGTGCGACGCCCCGCCCGTGCGAGGCGGATTCTGGATCGGCACCTCGGCGATACGCGCGCCATAGACGCTGGCCAGGGCCGGGATGAAGCGATGGAGCTCGCCGTAGAGGTTGACGTCCTTGATCACTTCCGCCCGGTACGCCTTGTAAGTAGTGCCGAAGTCGTGCAGGTCGACGCCGCTCACCTTGGACATCAGCCAGTTGGCGATCCGCGACGGGATCTTCCTCATCACCAGGTTGTCGTTGCGCTGCTTCCGCCAGCCGCTGGCGATGTCATAGCCCTCGTCGATCTTCGCCAGCAGCGCCGGCATGTCCGCCGGATCGTGTTGCAGGTCGCCGTCCATCGAGATGATGACTGAACCGCGGGCTTCGTCAAAACCGGCCGAAAGCGCAGCGGTTTGTCCGAAATTGCGGCGCAGGCGAATCACCTTCAGGTGCGAGTCGGTCTCCACCAGATTCGCCAGCAAATCGAAGCTGCGGTCGTTCGAAGCGTCGTCCACGAAAATCAGTTCATACGGACGGTTGATGATTTCCATCACCGACGTGAGCCCGTCGTACAGCCGGAGGATGGCAGGCTCTTCATTGTGAATCGGGATGACGATCGAAAGCATGGGGGCTACTTTCAGGATATCAACAGGCTTTGAAGGTGGTCGAGCGATTCTTCCAGTTGCGGTTTCACACTGGAAAGGTCGTAGTCTTTGCTCCACGAGGTCACACGCAGGGCCAGTTCCTGGGCGCCCGCCCACCGAAACGCCTTGCATTCCAGGGCGCCGCCCACCGGATCCCAGCGATAGCAGACCTCCTGGCCCGTATCCGTCAGGATCTCCCTGGGCCGTTCGGCCACCTTGAGCCAGCGCCGCAGTTCGCGCGGATCCTGGTAATACGGCAGGACTTTTGCAAACGAACCGGTCCACGGCCGCCGCACCAGCAGCGTCTGCCTGGGCTGCTCGAAGTAGTTCTCCGCGTAATGCCGCATCAGGGCCATGGACATCAGCCAGGCGGAACGGACATCCGCCCTGCCATCCGCCTCCGGCACCTGTTGCCCGTGCCATTGCTGCTTCACCGTCATCCGGCTGCCGTGCCCTTCGGCTCCCAACAGGAACACTACCGTCGTGCCCGGTGATTCGAGTGTCATACGCACTTCGGGAATCAACTCCGTGACCGTGCAATGGGCCTGAACGCCGAAGTCAGCGAACTTCCAGTAGTAGTCGCCGCCCACCTTGATCTCGCCCCAGGCGTGATCGCAAAACCACTGTTGTAGAAGCTCCGGGTCGGCCCAAGCCCTCCACAGCTTGTCGCACGAGGCGAAACTGAGGACCGATGCGCTTACAGCATTGGATTCTGTCGTGGGTTGCATAGGTTAAGGCCCGATCTTTCAACGGCTTTGCTAAAATGATACTTGATCCATGCCGAATCCGCAGAACCCTGACGATCCGCAAGCGCCACCGCCGTCCGGGGGTGGCATCCAACTGCCCCTGGGCGATCGTAAGAACATCACGCCCATCAACATCGAAGACGAGATGCGCCGCTCGTATCTCGACTACTCGATGTCGGTGATTATCGGCCGCGCCCTGCCTGATGTGCGCGACGGGCTGAAGCCTGTCCATCGCCGCATCTTGTTTGGAATGAGCGAGATGGGCCTAACCTACAACCGGCCCACCAAGAAGTGCGCGCGCATCGTCGGCGACGTTCTCGGCAAGTTCCACCCGCACGGCGACACCTCGGTCTACGACGCGTTGGTTCGCATGGCCCAGCCGTTCTCGATGCGCTACCCGCTGGTCGACGGCCAGGGCAACTTCGGTTCGGTCGACGCCGACCCGCCGGCGGCCATGCGGTACACTGAGGCCCGCCTCTCCAAGATCGCCGCCGTCATATTGGAGGATCTCGACAAAGAAACGGTCGATTTCCGCTCCAACTACGACGACACGATGCAGGAGCCCGAGGTCCTGCCTACCCGCGTCCCGAATCTGCTGTTGAACGGCAGCGAGGGCATCGCCGTCGGCATGGCGACCCGCATCCCGCCGCACAACCTCACTGAGATCGTCAACGCCACCATCGAGCTGGTCCAGGATCCGCACACGCCGCTCAGCCGGATCATGGAACTGGTGCCTGGCCCCGATTTCCCCACCGGCGCTATCCTGCTGGGCCGCCAGGGCATTCTCGACTACTTCACGCGCGGCCGCGGCTCGCTCAAGATCCGCGCCAAAGTGAGCATGGAGAAGTTCGGCAAGGATCGCGATGCGATCATCATCACCGAACTGCCCTACCAGGTGAACAAGGCCAAGCTGGTCGAGCAGATCGCCCAGTTGGTCAATGAGAAGCGCCTGGAAGGCATCTCCGACGTCCGCGACGAGAGCGACCGCGACGGCATGCGGGTCGTGATCGAGCTCAAGCGCAACGAGCAGACGGACATCGTCCTCAACAATCTCTACAAGTTGACCCAGATGCAGGTGAGCTTCGGCGTCATCCTGCTCTCCATCGTCAATGGCCAGCCGCGCGAGCTCGGCATCATCGATTGCCTGAAGCGCTTCATCGACCACCGCGTCGAAGTCGTCCGGCGGCGTACGGAATTCCTGTTGCGCAAGGCCCGCGAACGCGAGCACCTCTTGCTGGGCTTCCAGAAGGCCCTGCAGAATCTGGACGCGGTCATCGAGACCGTCCGCGCGTCCCGCAACCCGCGGGAAGCCCGCGAAGCCCTCATGGGCCAGATGGAGTTCCCCGAGAACCTCCGCCTGCAGGAAGTGGTGGCCAAGTGGTCCCCCACGATCACCTTCAACGGGGAGGCTATCTCCCGTTTCGACTTCTCAGAGAAGCAGGCCCAGGCGATCATCGAATTGCAGCTCCAGCGCCTCACCGGCATGGAGCAGCAGAAGATCCTCGACGAGTTGGCTGAAATCCAGCGCCTCATCTCGGGCTATCTCGAGATCCTCGGTTCCGACAAGGTCCTGCGCGGCGTCATCATCAAAGAGCTCAAGGAAGTCCAGAAGGACTTCGGTGATGCCCGCCGGACGGCGATTGTCGAGGACGAAGGCGAGATCAGCCTCGAAGACCTGATCAAGCCGGAAGACGTGGTGGTGACCGTCACTCGCGGCGGCTACCTGAAGCGTACTTCGCTCGACACTTACCGGCGCCAGACCCGCGGCGGCAAGGGCCGCATCGGCATGGCGACGCGCACGGAAGATGTGGTGGAGCACCTCATGGTGGCCAACACGCACAGCTTCCTGCTGATCTTCACGTCGATGGGCCGCCTCTACTGGCTGAAGGTGTACAACATCCCCGATGCCGGCGCCGCCTCCAAGGGCAAGAACATCAACGGGCTCATCAGTCTGCAGGAAGACGAAACCGTTCGTACGTTCCTCGCCGTCAAGGAGTTCACGCCAGACCGCTTCGTCGTGATGGCCACCAAGCATGGTGTCATCAAGAAGTGCGAACTGACCGTCTTCGACAACCCCATGGCCCGCGGCATCATCGCCATCGGCCTGAAGGATGAAGATGAACTCATCAGTGCCCGCATCTCTACCGGGAAGGACCTGATCTTCATCGCCACCCACGAAGGCATGGCGATCAAGTTCGACGAGAACGATGTCCGCGCCATGGGCCGTCCGGCTGCGGGCGTCACCTCCATGCGCCTGGATCTGGGCGACTACATCATCGGCATGGAAGTCGTCACCGAAGAGAGCCTGATGCTGTCCGTCTCCGATCTCGGCTTCGGCAAACGGACCAAGATCAGCGAGTACCGTCTGCAGGGCCGCGCGGGCCGGGGCGTCATCAACATGAAGCTCACCAACAAGACCGGCCGCGTGCTGGCTGTCCTGGAAGTGAAGGAAGACACGGACGTTATCCTCATCACCCGCGATGGGAAGATCCTCCGGACGGAAGCGGAATCCATCCGCAAGACCGGCCGCTCCGCCTCCGGCGTGAAGCTGGTTTCCATGGAAGCGACCGATGCCGTGGCCGCCGCTTGCGCCGTGCAGGAAGCGGAACAGGTGGAGGGCGAGGACGACGCCGATAACGGCCAGGGCGACCTGCCGCTGCAGTAAGCAACCAGACCAAACAGGACGGCCCGGAGCGCATCCCGCTCCGGGCCGTTTTGCGTTCCGGAGAGAACGAACATTTCTTCTCAAGTAGTGATTGATCCGGCCACGTTTCTCCGCGAACATAGCAGGAACTGGCGGAACAATGGCTATCTCTTGGCTGGGACTCTCCTCGGACGAACTGATAAAACGAAAAGACTGTCTGGTTGACGCCTGGAATCGGGCCCAGGGGCGGTATGTCACCGATGCGATCATCGCCCATACCACGAAGGACTTTGTCGGGCTGGTCGCCGGGGTCATCACCATGGTGGTGGGCGCCGCGATGGTGATCATTATCGGCAATGTGGCCGGCGCCGCCATCGGGGGCGCGCTGGGTTCCCTCGCCGGCGGAGCGGGCGCCGTGCCTGGCGCGGCAGCCGGCCGTGCCCTCGGGAACCTCATTGCCACCGGATTTCTCAATGTGCTGGGCGTCGGCCTGCTCATCGCATATATCGGATCGGAACTGGGTACCATCGGCTACCACTTCTATGTGGCCATCGACTGCGCCTGGAACTCGGCCGATTTCGGCAATCCCTACTACACCGTGCGTATCGATTGGGCCGCCCGCCACTTCGCCGAGGGTATTGGTAAGTTCTTTGGAGCCATGGTGATGGCGCTCATCATCGTACTCACGCGGCGGCCTGCCGAAGAGCGCATGAAGGTCTTTAACAGCAAGCTGAGCCAGCTCTGCAACGGTCTGGAAGCCTACATCGCGAGGAATTTGAAGCCGCTCGAAGCCAAGTACAAGAACGGCTTGGCCAAGGCTACGGTGACCGAAGGCATTCCCGAAACGCCGGAACTCGGCATGAAGGAGCAGAAGAAGAAAGCCCAGGCAGCCGCGGCCGCGGCCAAGCCGTTTGGCGACATGCCCAGCTTCTACCGCCACAAAGTGACTGAGCTGCAGGGCTGGCTGAAGGCCAACGGCTTCACCAAGAAGGCGTCAGTCCGGAAGCCGGGCGATGCAAAACCGGGCGGCGGCACCTACTCGGATTTCCAGAGCGAAATCTGGATGCGGGATCGCGGCAACGGGGCGATCGAATGCGTACGCATCGATCCGGAAGGCCACCTGCCGCCGGCCGACCCTTCCAAGCGCACCGGACCATTCCGGGTGACGCAGGATCCAGCCACCGGCAAGTGGTCCGACGAGCGAATCGCCTGGGGCGAGCGGCCTCACTACCATCTCGAGACCATCACACCGGACAAGGCGCAGGTGTACCTGAACACGTATGTTCCGGAAGCGAAGATGTTTGAGGCGGGCGGGAAGTCGGTGGGCCAGATGCAGGATTGGCACAACTCGGCCAACGAATGGGCGATCAAGGTCTACGGCGAGGACGGTGCGCTGGCGCCGCTGCGCGGCAAGTTCGAGATGATTCACATCCCGCTGGCCGCGCCGTAAACTACGCGCCGCCGTGGCGTTCGCTGAACATGCGGCGCAGACCCTTCACGACGCGCTCGCTCCAGGTTCCGAACGGCTGGTCGGTTGTGGTGTAGGTCCAGACTGCCCCGCGTTCATTCGGATCGAGGCCGCCGGACTCTTCGGCCGTCCGCAGGCGCGCCCCGATCTCCGCCGGCAGGCTCTCTTCCAATTCCCCGAACCACTGGTGGACCGTGCGCAGGTACTCCTGGTGCGGATCCTTGCCGCCCCACGAGATCCAATGCACGCCGGTGCGGAAGTCGGCCACCCGCGCCAGGTAGTCCGCCCACAGGTCGTCGATCACCCGCAGGGTCACCAATCGCTCCAACTCGGACGCGGTGGCGGTTTCACTCTCGAGTACGGATTGCCGGTAAGTGTGGAGCCGGTGGCGCTGTCCCTCGATGGGCATCTCGTACTTCTGCAGGAACTGCCGGATGTCCAGATTTTGGCCCTCCACAAACTTCTGGACGGTGGAGGGATCGTGGCGGAACTTGGGCATGACGTCGCCGAACTTGACGATCAGGTCGTCTTCCAGTGATACGAAGTAGCGGGCGCAGCCGGGATCGCCCTGCCGCCCGGCCCGGCCGCGCAGTTGGTTGTCGATGCGGCGGCTCTCGTGCTTATTCGTTCCAATCACATACAGGCCGCCCAGTGCCGCCACACCATCGCCCAGCCGGATGTCCGTGCCGCGGCCAGCCATGTTGGTGGAGATGGTCACGGCGCCGCGTTCTCCAGCCCGTGCAATGATCGAGGCCTCCGCCCGGTCGTTACGGGCGTTTAAAACTTCGTGGGGTACACCCGCCAACAGGTGGCTGAGGTGTTCGGATTCCGCCACGCTTGCGGTGCCGACGAGCACCGGTTGGCCCGTGGCATGAACCCGGCTGATCTCTTCCAGCAGCGCCCGGTCCTTGGCCGCTTTCGACGGGAAGACCGCATCCGGGTAGTCGGTGCGAACGATGGGTTTGTTCGGTGGAATCACTTCCACCTCGAGCCCGTAGACCTTCTCGAACTCCTCGCGCTGCGTGGCGGCCGTGCCGGTCATCCCGCAGACCATCGGGTAGAGGGCGATCAGGTGTTGCAGGGTGATGGAGCCCAGAATCGAGCCCTGGGGCTTGGCCGAGACGCCTTCCTTGGCTTCGATCGCCGCGTGGAGGCCGGCCGGCCAACGGCGGTCCTGGGCGATGCGGCCCTTGAACTCGTCCACCAGTTCGATCGACCCATCCTTGACCACATAGTCGACATCGCGGTGCAGCAAGCGGTGGGCGTGCAGCGCGTCCTGGATGGCCGTGTGGAGCTGCAAGTTCTTCTCATCGAACAGGTTGCCGCAAGCGAACGCGCTCTCCACGGCGCGGATGCCGGCATCGGTCAGGGCGACGTTCCGTTGGCCGGTGTCGATGGTGGAGTGCAGGTAGGGCTGCAGGTGCCGCACCACCTGATCGGCCCGCAGGGCCACTCCGCCCTCGTCATCATTGCCGCCGGCGATGACCAGCGGGATGCGCGCCTCGTCGATCAGGATGGAGTCGGCTTCATCAATCACGGCGACGGCGAAGGGCCGGTGGACTTGGTCTTTGGGATACAGCGCCAGCCGGTCGCGCAGGAAATCGAAGCCAATCTCGTTGGCGGTGGAGTAGGTGATGTCGCAGGCGTAAGCGGCACGGCGTTCGGCGCTGGTCATGCCCTGCTGGATTGCGCCGACGGTCAGCCCTAACCGCTTGTAAACAAGGCCCATCCATTCCGCGTCGCGAGCGGCCAGGTAGTCGTTCACGGTCAGGACGTGAACGCCCTGGTGTTGGCGGGCGAACCAGGAGATGGCCGGGACGGCCGCCAGGGTTTTGCCTTCTCCCGTTTGCATCTCGGCAATGCGGCCATTTGTCAGGGCGAGGCAGCCCTGCAGTTGTACGTCAAAGAGGGAGAGGCCGAGTTCGCGCTCAGCCAGAACGGCGGCCAGGGCGATCCAACGGTGCAGATCGTCCGGCCTTTCGGGGTTCAGTTCAGGCTCGGTCCGGCGGCGGTACTCCGCGCGCAAGTCATTGATTTGCTGGACGGCGTTGGCTTCGCGCCGCGCGGAGGGCAGCAGGGATTGCAGGAATCGTCGAATGACACCCTCCTCCCGGTCTGGGGCGGACTCCTACCGAGCGGCCGCGGCGGCTTTGCGCCGTTCCAGGAACCGCGTGATGAAGTGCGTGTCGATGGAAGCGCTTTGGAACTCGGGATCGGCCAGGATCTCCTGGTGGAGCGAGATCGAAGTGTGAATGCCCTCGATTACGAACATGTCGAGGGCCCGCTGCATGCGGGCGACCGATTCGGCCCGGTCGCGGCCGTGTGTGATGAGCTTGGCCACCAGCGAGTCGTAATACGGCGGGATGACCCCGTCGTTATAGGCGGCGGTATCCACGCGGACGCCGATGCCGCCCGGCAGGTTTAGCGCCTGGATGCGGCCAGGTGACGGCGTGAACGTGACCGGATGCTCGGCGTTGATCCGGCATTCGAGGGCATGGCCTCTAATCTCGATCGGGCCGCCCAGGATGTCGGAGAGCTTCTCGCCCTGGGCTACGCGGATCTGGGCCTTCACGAGGTCGATGCCCGTGACGAGCTCGGTCACCGGGTGCTCCACCTGGATTCGGGCGTTCACCTCGATGAAGTACAGACTGCCGGTCTCGTCCATCAAAAACTCGACTGTACCGGCGTTGGTGTAGCCGATGGCGGAAAGCGCCTTCTTCAGGGCCGCCGCCGTCTTTTTGCGAAGGGCAGGAGAGACCGCCGAGGAGGGCGCCTCCTCGATCAGCTTCTGGTGGCGGCGCTGGATGGAGCACTCGCGCTCGCCCAGCACTTCCACGTTGCCGTGTTCATCGGCGATGACCTGAAACTCGATGTGGCGCGGCTTCTCGATGAACTTCTCGCAATACATGTCGCCATTCGAGAAGGCGCCCTGTGCCTCATGCTGCGCCTGGGCCAGCAGGCCGGGCAGTTCCTCGGGCGTGCGGACGATGCGCATGCCGCGCCCGCCGCCTCCGGCCGAGGCCTTGAGAATGACGGGATAACCGATCTCGGCGGCAATGGCCAGAGCATGTTCGGGGCTTTCGATGACGCCTTCCGAGCCCGGCAGAATCGGGACGCCATGAGCCTTCATCTTCTCGCGGGCGATCTGCTTCAGGCCCATTGAGCGGGTGACGTCCGGTTCGGGGCCGATGAACTTCAGGCCCGATGCCTTGCAGACCTCGGCGAAGTCGGAGTTCTCGCTCAGGAATCCGTAACCGGGGTGGATGGCGTCAACGTTCGTGATTTCGGCTGCGCTGATGACGGACGGGATGTTCAGGTAGCTGAGCGCGCTCTTGGCTGGACCAATGCAGACGGCTTCGTCAGCAAAGCGGACGTGGAGCGAGTAGCGGTCGGCCTCGGAGTACACGGCCACCGTCTTGATGCCCATGTCCTTGCAGGCGCAGATCACGCGCAAGGCGATCTCTCCGCGGTTGGCGATCAGGACTTTCTGGATCATGAGGGGTGGTTCCCGTTAGTTGGGTTTCACCAGAAACAGAACTTCGCCGTACTCTACCGGTTGGCCATTCTCGACCAAACGCTTGACGATCGTGCCGGAAACTTCTGATTCAATCTCGTTCATCAACTTCATCGACTCGATGATGCAGAGCACCTTGCCGGGTTTGATGGAGTCGCCGACCTTGACGAAGTTATCGGCCCCGGGTGCGCCGGCGGCATAGAATGTGCCGACGATGGGCGATTTGATGGGTTCCAGGGTGGGGTCAGTGAGATCGGGCTCGCCAGGCGCGGCTTGGGCCAAGGGCGCGGCCACGGTCACCTGAGAGAGAGGAGTGGTGGAGTGCACGGGCGCCGGAGGTGCCTGCTGCGTCTGCTGCGGCACATGGATTTCCTGCGTGACGACACCCGCTGTGCGCTTGATCCAGACGCGGTTCTCGCCGCGCTGTACTTCCAGTTCCGCAACTCCCGTGGAGCAAACCGTATGGATCAGTTCACGAATCTCTTCAATGGTCATGATGCGAGTACCACAAATTCCTTTGTCGTCGGCGTGAGCACGTCAACGCCGGTCTCCGTCACCAGGACGGTATCTTCAATCCGTACGCCTCCGAAGTCCTGCACATAAACGCCGGGCTCGATGGTGATCACCATGCCAGGCTGAAGGACCGTCTCCACCTTGGCGCCGATCCTTGGATTCTCGTGAATTTCGAGACCCAGGCCGTGGCCGGTGGAGTGCGTAAAATATCGATCCAGCTTCCGCTTCTTCAACGCATCGCGGGCCGCCGCATCCACCTCGGCGCACGATGCGCCCGGCTTGACGGCGGCGATTGCCTGCAACTGCGCCTCCAGCACGGCCTCATACAAGCCGCGGATGCGGGCGCCCGGTTCGCCCAAGTGGACCACCCGAGTCATATCGCTCGCGTAGCCTTCCAGGCTTGCACCCATGTCTATCAATAGTACCTGATCGTTTTTGAGCTGTTCGGTGGTCGGCTGGGCGTGCGGCAAAGCGGAACGGGCTCCGCAGGCGACGATCGTCTCGAACGCCGGGCCTTCCGCGCCCAGGCGCCGCATGCGGTAGTCGAGTTCGGCGGCGACCTCCAACTCCGTCATGCCGGGCTTCACCTTTTTGAGGGTCTGCGCCAGGGCCTTCGAGTTGACCTGCACGGAGCGCCGGATGGTGTCGATTTCGGCCGCTGATTTGATGGCCCGCAGCGACTCCACCACGCCCTTGACGGGCCGTAGTTTCACGCCTTTGCCGATGATTTTTGCGACTTCCAGCCAGTCGGCGTGAGAGACCTTGTCGGACTCCAGCGCGATGCTGGTCAAGTTGCGCTTTTTGATCTCCGCGGCGACCTCGGGCCACAGCGGCCCACGCACGATGCGGACGGCGCAGTGGGCCTGCTGGCGCGCCTGGATGTCGTAGCGGGGGTCTGTGTAGAGGGTCGCTCCGCGGCCTGAAATCAATAAGATGGCGTTGCTGCCCGTAAAGCCGCTAAGGTAGCGGACATTCGGGAGATGAGTGATGACGGCGGCTGCCGCTTTCTGCTGATCCAGCAGGTGAAGCAGCTTGGCGCACCGGTCACGGCGGGAATCGGGAACACGAGTCAAACCTCTCAATTGTAACATTCACCTGCTGTTGTGTTTCACACCACAAAGGCGAGGTTGTGCCTGGCCGGGGGAAGCGCGCAGAATAGGCGAATGGCGCGTTTTGCCCTCCGCTTCTCCCGTCCTGCTGCTTTCGCTTTCCTGGTGATTGGTGCGCTTGCGCAAGCGGCCGATTTACCCAAGGTCCCTTCGATCGAGCAGTCGTTGAATTTCTCCGCCCCGGGTTCGGTGCGCATCTCTCCGGACGGCCAGATGGTGGTCTACACCGCGGGCTTTGCGAACTGGGAGGACAACGAGTTCCGGACCCAGGTCTGGCTGGCGAAGGCGGCCGGCGGCGCCCCTCTGCAGTTGACTCAGAACGCCAAAGGGGCCTCGGCGCCGCAATGGTCGCCCGACGGGAAGTGGATTTCGTTCGTCGCCAACAGGGATGGCAAGAAGCACATCTGGCTGATTGCGCCGCAGGGCGGGGAAGCCTGGCAGTTGACCTCAGGCGAGGCCGAGGTCCAGGCGTATGAGTGGTCGCCCGATGGGAAGAAGATCGCGTTCACTTCCTCTGGCGCGGAGTCCAAGACACTCAAGGACC encodes the following:
- a CDS encoding SRPBCC family protein, whose product is MQPTTESNAVSASVLSFASCDKLWRAWADPELLQQWFCDHAWGEIKVGGDYYWKFADFGVQAHCTVTELIPEVRMTLESPGTTVVFLLGAEGHGSRMTVKQQWHGQQVPEADGRADVRSAWLMSMALMRHYAENYFEQPRQTLLVRRPWTGSFAKVLPYYQDPRELRRWLKVAERPREILTDTGQEVCYRWDPVGGALECKAFRWAGAQELALRVTSWSKDYDLSSVKPQLEESLDHLQSLLIS
- a CDS encoding magnesium chelatase, coding for MGVNTWELPHTLGALRRSEWSEQRSRCRSVKDEMRENLICKLKQGKTLFPGIVGYEDTVVPQVVNAVLSKHNFILLGLRGQAKTKLVRMLTYLLDEAMPYIAGSEIRDNPYQPLSKMGRLTVEEMGEETPIAWLTPEQRYVEKLATPDVTIADMIGDLDPIKAARAGQNISDELTVHYGLLPRANRGIFAINELPDLAGKIQVGLFNILQEGDVQIKGYPVRLPLDLMMVFTANPEDYTARGKIITPLKDRIGSEIRTHYPMTVDQGIAITNAESWTKRESAVSIAVPGWMRDVVETLAFAAREDKRVDKRSGVSQRLPISVMENVVSNAERRALMTGDSDAVPRILDLYAALPSITGKLELEYEGELKGGDAVARELIKAALARVYKKHFENVSVREVIQHFSAGGTLKLNELSTSAEVVNALSSIPGLLEKTKHLGLTENESDGVRAAAGEFILEGLYALKRIGRSEELGFQGGDGPSSDPQDWNGEEEEENDWPPRRRKDKKRNYN
- the gyrA gene encoding DNA gyrase subunit A, encoding MPNPQNPDDPQAPPPSGGGIQLPLGDRKNITPINIEDEMRRSYLDYSMSVIIGRALPDVRDGLKPVHRRILFGMSEMGLTYNRPTKKCARIVGDVLGKFHPHGDTSVYDALVRMAQPFSMRYPLVDGQGNFGSVDADPPAAMRYTEARLSKIAAVILEDLDKETVDFRSNYDDTMQEPEVLPTRVPNLLLNGSEGIAVGMATRIPPHNLTEIVNATIELVQDPHTPLSRIMELVPGPDFPTGAILLGRQGILDYFTRGRGSLKIRAKVSMEKFGKDRDAIIITELPYQVNKAKLVEQIAQLVNEKRLEGISDVRDESDRDGMRVVIELKRNEQTDIVLNNLYKLTQMQVSFGVILLSIVNGQPRELGIIDCLKRFIDHRVEVVRRRTEFLLRKAREREHLLLGFQKALQNLDAVIETVRASRNPREAREALMGQMEFPENLRLQEVVAKWSPTITFNGEAISRFDFSEKQAQAIIELQLQRLTGMEQQKILDELAEIQRLISGYLEILGSDKVLRGVIIKELKEVQKDFGDARRTAIVEDEGEISLEDLIKPEDVVVTVTRGGYLKRTSLDTYRRQTRGGKGRIGMATRTEDVVEHLMVANTHSFLLIFTSMGRLYWLKVYNIPDAGAASKGKNINGLISLQEDETVRTFLAVKEFTPDRFVVMATKHGVIKKCELTVFDNPMARGIIAIGLKDEDELISARISTGKDLIFIATHEGMAIKFDENDVRAMGRPAAGVTSMRLDLGDYIIGMEVVTEESLMLSVSDLGFGKRTKISEYRLQGRAGRGVINMKLTNKTGRVLAVLEVKEDTDVILITRDGKILRTEAESIRKTGRSASGVKLVSMEATDAVAAACAVQEAEQVEGEDDADNGQGDLPLQ
- a CDS encoding glycosyltransferase family 2 protein; protein product: MLSIVIPIHNEEPAILRLYDGLTSVMEIINRPYELIFVDDASNDRSFDLLANLVETDSHLKVIRLRRNFGQTAALSAGFDEARGSVIISMDGDLQHDPADMPALLAKIDEGYDIASGWRKQRNDNLVMRKIPSRIANWLMSKVSGVDLHDFGTTYKAYRAEVIKDVNLYGELHRFIPALASVYGARIAEVPIQNPPRTGGASHYGIGRTFNVMFDIITIRFLLKYFTRPMHFFGRIGLASGTTGCAILFFLLVKKLLGQEIIMQHGPLLFTGGLLLLVGLVMFTTGLLGEILMRTYFESQGRRIYAIREVRSQQEAKTAGEGK
- a CDS encoding TrmB family transcriptional regulator, coding for MANDLADVDYEKFWRRLQQVGLNAYEARSYVVLVGHPRFKALELAARARVPRQKIYEVLDSLVEKGFAQVVQEKTKLFSAVEPGLAIPAYLERQKENLEQQLDEQRRHGNSLATDLRTAYAEGQGGRGTLDYLRIVNDPSQIAVHYRSMLSSVEREFIEFSRPPYAVDPLDEQLVKQAAARGVRSRILVESGALDDEHRGRLQDYKSVGVEVREVLSLPLKLALFDCNQGLVALLDPVITRPSWTAVVFDHAGLAEAMAGLFEERWRRAITH